A genomic region of Bacillota bacterium contains the following coding sequences:
- the yhbY gene encoding ribosome assembly RNA-binding protein YhbY: protein MLTGKQRSYLKGLANSIQSLFQVGKCGINENVIKQFNDALEARELVKATVLKNSEEDVEVICAQIAEKTNSEIVQIIGNKFVLYRESKDNKSIVLP, encoded by the coding sequence ATGCTTACAGGGAAGCAGCGCAGCTATTTGAAAGGACTTGCCAATTCCATACAATCATTATTCCAGGTAGGAAAATGCGGTATTAATGAAAACGTAATAAAACAATTTAATGATGCTCTGGAAGCACGGGAGCTTGTTAAAGCGACAGTCTTAAAAAATTCTGAAGAGGATGTGGAAGTTATTTGTGCACAAATAGCTGAAAAAACAAACTCAGAGATAGTACAAATAATTGGGAACAAATTTGTGTTGTACAGAGAATCAAAGGATAATAAAAGTATAGTTTTGCCGTGA